DNA sequence from the Paenibacillus azoreducens genome:
CATATCTTATGCAAACGGTCAAATCCTGCAGCGGTTCAATCCCCATCTTGCGCCTGCAAATACGGGGAGCATCCGGCCTGAAACGGCGCATTTATTGACCGAATGGATGCGGACGGTTGTGACGGAAGGAACCGGAACTTCACTTTTGAAGGCGAAATGGCCGCTTGCAGGCAAATCAGGAACCGGGCAGGTGCTAACAGCGGGAGGGCAGCGCAACAACCAATGGTTCATCGGTTATGGACCTGCCGACCAGCCGAAATATGCCGCAGCCGTTTTGTTTCAAAATATGCCTTCAGGCGGCAGCAACCAAGCCACCGCTTTATTCGGAGAGATCATGAATCTGCTTGCTTCCCGGAAGCCGTAGGCTCCGGCGATTTGGCGTTCAAGTCAAACGGGGAGACATCAAATTCGTCCTCAGGCAAATGGATCCACTTTTGGAGATATCCCTGCTGCATCAACTCTTTCAACAAAATCAGCAGCACCGGCGAAAGCACAAGGCCCGCAATGCCGAACACGGAGAGCGAGATAATCATGAAGGACAACATGAGAAAAGCGGATGAGATCCCGATGGATTTGCCGGAAATTCTCGGTTCCAGAAGCTGACGCGTCAGCAAAACGACGGCGAGCAAAATACATAGACCGACGGCCAAGCTGGTATTGCCGACGATAAAGAGATAGACGATCCATGGAATCAGGACAACCGGCACGCCCACCAAAGGCAAAATGTCAAACACGGCGCAGACGAGTGCCAATGACAGCTCATTTCCTGTTTGCAAGATCAGGAGGCCGACATATACCAGCACCATGGTGATTATGACCATAATCAATTGCGCCTTGATGTAGGAACCTATCGCTTTTAAAACATATGTGGTCAGGAAAGCGTGGGCATTTTTCAATGTTTTTGGGGACTTGTCCCGCATAATTTTGCGCCATCCGCCAATTTCGGCGCTAAGGAAAAAGGCAAGAATGATCGCGACGCCAAAATTGGCCATAAAAGTTGAGAACGAGCTGAAGAATGATACCATATACTTTAAGAAACCGGTCATCCAGACGGTGGCATAATCGGTGAAGTTTTTGAAGTTTTCATTCATCTTTTCCGTGATGCTTGCCGGCAGAGCTTCGATTTTATGCTGGAGAAAAGCTGTAGTTTGGGTGAAGGCCGTTTGAATCATATGCGTATATTGGGGCAAATTATCCTGAACCTGGGCAATTTGGGATACAACAATCAATCCAAGGCCAAATAAAATGCCAAGAATGACAAGAACGAACAATATAACGGAAATGGCTGCTGCCAGCGTTTTAGGCAAACCTCTGCGGTTCAAAAATTTAGCCATGGGTTCGATCATAAAAAAGACGAGAAAGGATAAAAATACGGGGGCTGCGATCTGGTATAACCTGCTGAAGGCGTACATAATCAATAGCACGGTCAGCACAATCATCCCGATGTCCAGAAAGGTCCTCCAATATTTTTTGTAAAGGGGAAGCATAATCGATTATCACTCCTAAGTGTTTGGGTGGGGTCCTTGCGATTGTTACGAAAATTTATAAAATTATGCCTATTTTTCGAAGGGCTGTGATAAAATAAAAGGTAGCGTCTTTATAATTTTCAGAAAAAGGTACAGCTCCGAATACCTTCATTTTTGCTCTAATGCAAAAAAATTGCATGATAGAGCTGATTTGCCAGTTTTGGCGCTGTATGCCACTTCTAGATTTCATTCTATAGGGATACCTGCCTTTCGGCAAGTCAAAGTCAATCAGAGAAAAGTGGGGATTATGACATGGAGACTTTGCTGCTTTGGTTGTTCTACATTTCAACTTTTTATGCGTTTATTCCCGGACTTATCACCCGTATTTTCGGTTTCCGCGTTTTCCGAAGGGGCAGCAGCGAAAATGAATTTGCGCTGACCTTTGACGACGGCCCAGATCCGCAGTATACGCCCCAACTCCTGGATTTATTGAAGAAGTATGACGCCAAGGCCACCTTTTTCGTGGTCGGCTCCCATGCCGAACAAAATCCGGAACTGGTGAAACGCATGTATGATGAAGGCCATCTGATCGGCATTCATAATTACGTGCACAAGTCCAACTGGCTCATGCGGCCGGCGACCGTAACGAAGCAGATCATGAAGACGGATAAAATCATCCATTCGATTACGGGCGAGCGCTCCGGTTATTATCGTCCTCCATGGGGAATCGTCAATCTCTTCGATTTGAAGAAAAAACGACGCCGCAGATTCAAAATCGTACTCTGGTCCGCCATGTTTGGCGACTGGAGGGAAAATGTCGGCGCCGATCGCTTGACGGAAAGGATTCTAAGCAAGCTTCAGCCGGGAGAAGTAATGCTGCTGCATGACTGCGGCACGACCGCCGGAGCAAACCCTAACGCTCCGCAGCAAATGCTCATTGCTTTGGAAAGGGTGCTGAAAGAAGCGGAGCAGCGCGGTTTGAAGAGCATCCGGATCGACGATATGGTCAAGGCCAAGGAGAATGCGCCTGAAAGGAAAGTGCCGCGCTTCAAGCTGGTAGTCGTCAAACTGTGGTTGTTGTGGGAAGCTATCTTCCACAAAATGTTCCGGCTCAAAACAGTCAATCCGTCTGACCCGCTCCTGCACTACAGAGTGCGAAAATACAGCGGAAAGTCCATCGAGATGGAAGATAAGACGCTGCTCCAAAAAGGAGATCAAGTCGTCGAGCTTCATCTCGATAATGAAAAGATGTTTCAAATGGGAATCAGGTCGCGATCTTCCGTTCATTTGGCTATTCAGATGATCCGATCCATGGAGAAGGAATTTCCGAGGTTGGCCCAGCTGTTGGCTCAGGATTCGGCGGCAATGGACGCCAAGGCGCTTTATGGCGTGTCGATGGTCAACCGCGGACCCGAACAGTTCGGGTTCCAGATTGTAGATTTGAAGGACGGGCTTTTTTCTACTTCAAGCCGGCTTTATTTGAAATTTCTGTTAAGCGTTATTCATCCGTCCGGACAATCACGGTTAAAGGAACATGCCCAGCGGTTGGTTCCGAAAATGCTGCTTATGCCGATCGGCGAGTTTATGGAGCGGTATGCTGAAAGCGGCTCCCACCGCCGCCATCAAGAGCCCAACCGGAGGGGCACTGAGCCGGCGGAGGGGACAGAGCATCATGAGCGGAATCTGGGAACAGCGCAAGGATTGGAAGGTTCTACTTCTGCTATTTGAAATCTGTTGATCAACCGCAAAAAAAGAGGCGGTACCATCGGCATCAAGCCTTTCGGTACTGCCTCTTTTTGAAAT
Encoded proteins:
- a CDS encoding AI-2E family transporter, with the translated sequence MLPLYKKYWRTFLDIGMIVLTVLLIMYAFSRLYQIAAPVFLSFLVFFMIEPMAKFLNRRGLPKTLAAAISVILFVLVILGILFGLGLIVVSQIAQVQDNLPQYTHMIQTAFTQTTAFLQHKIEALPASITEKMNENFKNFTDYATVWMTGFLKYMVSFFSSFSTFMANFGVAIILAFFLSAEIGGWRKIMRDKSPKTLKNAHAFLTTYVLKAIGSYIKAQLIMVIITMVLVYVGLLILQTGNELSLALVCAVFDILPLVGVPVVLIPWIVYLFIVGNTSLAVGLCILLAVVLLTRQLLEPRISGKSIGISSAFLMLSFMIISLSVFGIAGLVLSPVLLILLKELMQQGYLQKWIHLPEDEFDVSPFDLNAKSPEPTASGKQADS
- a CDS encoding polysaccharide deacetylase family protein, which produces METLLLWLFYISTFYAFIPGLITRIFGFRVFRRGSSENEFALTFDDGPDPQYTPQLLDLLKKYDAKATFFVVGSHAEQNPELVKRMYDEGHLIGIHNYVHKSNWLMRPATVTKQIMKTDKIIHSITGERSGYYRPPWGIVNLFDLKKKRRRRFKIVLWSAMFGDWRENVGADRLTERILSKLQPGEVMLLHDCGTTAGANPNAPQQMLIALERVLKEAEQRGLKSIRIDDMVKAKENAPERKVPRFKLVVVKLWLLWEAIFHKMFRLKTVNPSDPLLHYRVRKYSGKSIEMEDKTLLQKGDQVVELHLDNEKMFQMGIRSRSSVHLAIQMIRSMEKEFPRLAQLLAQDSAAMDAKALYGVSMVNRGPEQFGFQIVDLKDGLFSTSSRLYLKFLLSVIHPSGQSRLKEHAQRLVPKMLLMPIGEFMERYAESGSHRRHQEPNRRGTEPAEGTEHHERNLGTAQGLEGSTSAI